One window from the genome of Trabulsiella odontotermitis encodes:
- the sodA gene encoding superoxide dismutase [Mn] produces the protein MSYTLPSLPYAYDALEPHFDKQTMEIHHTKHHQTYVNNANAALESLPEFASLPVEELITKLDQLPADKKTVLRNNAGGHANHSLFWKGLKKGTSLQGDLKAAIERDFGSVEKFKEEFEKAAATRFGSGWAWLVLKGDKLAVVSTANQDSPLMGETISGTSGFPILGLDVWEHAYYLKFQNRRPDYIKAFWDVVNWDEAAARFAAKK, from the coding sequence ATGAGCTATACATTACCATCGCTGCCATACGCTTATGATGCACTGGAACCGCATTTCGACAAACAAACGATGGAAATCCATCACACCAAGCATCATCAGACCTATGTGAACAATGCGAATGCGGCACTGGAAAGCCTGCCGGAATTCGCCAGCCTGCCGGTTGAAGAACTGATCACCAAACTGGATCAGCTGCCAGCGGACAAAAAAACCGTACTGCGTAACAACGCGGGCGGTCACGCCAACCATAGCCTGTTCTGGAAAGGTCTGAAAAAAGGTACCTCCCTGCAGGGCGATCTGAAAGCGGCTATCGAGCGTGATTTCGGCTCTGTTGAGAAATTTAAAGAAGAATTCGAGAAAGCGGCTGCCACCCGTTTCGGCTCTGGCTGGGCGTGGCTGGTGCTGAAAGGCGACAAACTGGCGGTGGTTTCTACCGCGAACCAGGACTCGCCGTTAATGGGTGAAACCATTTCTGGCACGTCCGGTTTCCCGATCCTGGGTCTGGATGTGTGGGAACACGCTTACTACCTGAAATTCCAGAACCGCCGTCCGGACTACATCAAAGCGTTCTGGGACGTCGTCAACTGGGACGAGGCTGCTGCCCGTTTCGCGGCGAAAAAATAA
- the rhaT gene encoding L-rhamnose/proton symporter RhaT yields the protein MSHAITMGIFWHLIGAASAACFYAPFKKVKHWSWETMWSIGGIVSWLLLPWAVSAMLLPDFWAYYGSFSSSTLLPVFLFGAMWGVGNINYGLTMRYLGMSMGIGIAIGITLVVGTLMTPIINGNFDVLIHTPGGQMTLLGVLVALIGVGIVTRAGQLKERKMGITAEEFNLKKGLALAIMCGIFSAGMSFAMNAAKPMHEAAAALGVDPLYVALPSYVVIMGGGAIINLGFCFIRLAKVKELSVKADFSLAKPLIISNVLLSMLGGLMWYFQFFFYAWGHARIPAQYDYMSWMLHMSFYVLCGGLVGLVLKEWNNAGRRPVGVLSLGCVVIIIAANIVGLGMAN from the coding sequence ATGAGTCACGCGATTACGATGGGTATTTTTTGGCATTTGATAGGCGCAGCCAGTGCGGCCTGTTTCTATGCCCCGTTTAAAAAAGTCAAACACTGGTCCTGGGAAACCATGTGGTCAATCGGGGGTATCGTCTCCTGGCTGCTCCTGCCCTGGGCCGTCAGCGCCATGCTGCTTCCTGATTTCTGGGCCTATTACGGCTCCTTCTCCTCCTCCACGTTGCTGCCGGTATTCCTGTTTGGCGCCATGTGGGGCGTGGGTAACATCAACTATGGCCTGACCATGCGCTATCTTGGCATGTCGATGGGGATCGGTATCGCCATCGGCATCACCCTGGTGGTCGGGACACTGATGACGCCGATTATTAACGGCAACTTTGATGTGTTGATTCACACCCCCGGCGGTCAGATGACGCTACTGGGTGTTCTGGTTGCGCTCATCGGCGTGGGAATCGTGACCCGCGCAGGGCAGCTAAAAGAGCGCAAAATGGGCATCACGGCGGAAGAGTTCAATCTGAAGAAAGGCCTGGCGCTGGCGATCATGTGCGGGATTTTCTCAGCAGGCATGTCATTTGCCATGAACGCCGCCAAACCGATGCATGAAGCCGCCGCCGCATTAGGCGTCGACCCGCTGTATGTCGCATTGCCGAGCTATGTCGTTATCATGGGCGGCGGGGCGATCATCAACCTGGGTTTCTGCTTCATTCGTCTGGCAAAAGTGAAAGAACTGTCGGTAAAAGCCGATTTCTCGCTGGCAAAACCGCTGATCATCAGCAACGTTCTGCTCTCCATGCTGGGCGGTCTGATGTGGTATTTCCAGTTCTTCTTTTATGCCTGGGGCCACGCCCGCATTCCGGCACAGTATGACTATATGAGCTGGATGCTGCACATGAGTTTCTATGTGCTGTGCGGCGGTCTGGTGGGGCTGGTGCTGAAAGAGTGGAACAATGCAGGACGCCGTCCGGTGGGCGTACTGAGCCTCGGTTGTGTGGTGATTATCATCGCCGCCAATATTGTGGGCCTCGGTATGGCGAACTAA
- the rhaR gene encoding HTH-type transcriptional activator RhaR produces the protein MPGELILRKADFFASPDQAVAVADRYPQNVFAEHTHEFCELVLVWRGNGLHILNDRPYRITRGDLFYIRAEDKHAYASVHDLVLQNIIYCPERLTLNLDWAAHIPGLHGSRWSPHWRIGSSGMAQARQVISQLEHESNRQDVLSGGMAELLFAQLVFTLSRHRYATDNLAATHREALLDKLITALAGSLNRPFVLDAFCVQEGCSERGLRQQFRSQTGMTISQYLRQLRICHAQYLLQHTEQMISDIAMLCGFEDSNYFSVVFNREVGMTPGQWRHRSRAA, from the coding sequence ATGCCTGGTGAGCTTATTCTTCGCAAAGCGGACTTTTTTGCGTCGCCCGACCAGGCGGTGGCGGTGGCCGACCGTTATCCGCAAAACGTGTTTGCCGAACATACCCATGAATTTTGCGAGCTGGTGCTGGTGTGGCGTGGCAACGGCCTGCATATCCTCAACGACCGTCCTTACCGCATCACCCGCGGCGATCTGTTTTATATCCGTGCCGAAGACAAACATGCGTACGCCTCAGTGCACGATCTGGTTTTACAGAACATCATCTACTGTCCGGAAAGGCTGACGCTGAATCTCGACTGGGCGGCACATATTCCCGGTCTGCATGGCTCGCGCTGGTCGCCGCACTGGCGGATCGGCAGCAGCGGGATGGCGCAGGCCCGGCAGGTGATTAGCCAGCTCGAACACGAAAGCAACCGGCAGGATGTGTTGTCCGGCGGAATGGCGGAACTGCTGTTTGCACAACTGGTATTCACCCTGAGTCGTCACCGCTATGCCACGGATAACCTCGCCGCGACGCACCGCGAAGCGCTGCTGGATAAACTGATTACCGCACTGGCGGGCAGTCTCAACAGGCCATTCGTGCTGGACGCGTTTTGTGTTCAGGAAGGGTGTAGCGAGCGGGGATTACGCCAGCAGTTTCGCAGCCAGACTGGCATGACCATCAGCCAGTATCTGCGTCAGTTGCGGATTTGCCACGCGCAGTATCTGCTCCAGCATACCGAGCAGATGATCAGCGACATCGCGATGCTGTGCGGCTTTGAAGACAGTAACTATTTTTCAGTGGTGTTTAACCGGGAAGTGGGGATGACGCCAGGGCAGTGGCGTCATCGCAGTCGTGCCGCTTAG